DNA from Dehalococcoidia bacterium:
CAGGTGGCGCTGGACCTGGGCTACCGCTACGTAGACGACGAGATCGTCATCGGCGCGGCGCGCGCGGCCGGCGTCTCCCCCGAGGCGATCGAGGGCATCGAGCAC
Protein-coding regions in this window:
- a CDS encoding cytidylate kinase family protein, translating into MTLTARESGFTNRLSVVTVARTMGAGGEQVALQVALDLGYRYVDDEIVIGAARAAGVSPEAIEGIEH